A single Tenacibaculum sp. Bg11-29 DNA region contains:
- a CDS encoding DUF819 domain-containing protein: MISLGLVFYTESKTSGFCPKFYKIVPGLFMAYLIPAFFTTFGIISPEWETISATGEIVKGKSQLYYVASRFLLPAALVLMTLSIDLKAIFNLGSKALIMFFTGTVGIIIGGPIAILLISIFSPETVGGAGFDAVWRGLSTLAGSWIGGGANQTAMLEIYQYNPQKYGGMVFVDIVVANIWMAILLIGIGKKDKINKWLKADTTAIEELKDTMASFTKRVQKNPSLTDFMIMLAIAFGTVSFGHFLSSHLSDFFSNLVASIQSQGWRNIFSFLGSGFFWLISVSTIIAICLSFTKAKNYEGAGASKIGSIFIYILVASIGMKMDLTMIFDNVGLIAIGLVWMGIHAGLLILVAKMIKAPYFFLAVGSQANVGGAASAPIVAQAFHPSLASVGVLLAVFGYAIGTVGAILCTILMELSATL; the protein is encoded by the coding sequence ATGATTTCATTAGGACTTGTGTTTTACACAGAATCTAAAACTTCAGGGTTTTGTCCTAAATTTTATAAGATTGTTCCGGGTTTATTCATGGCGTATCTTATCCCTGCATTTTTTACCACATTTGGCATAATTTCACCTGAATGGGAAACCATAAGTGCAACTGGTGAAATTGTAAAAGGAAAATCACAATTGTATTATGTCGCTAGTCGTTTTTTACTACCTGCTGCTTTAGTTTTAATGACATTAAGTATCGATTTAAAAGCTATATTTAATTTAGGTTCTAAAGCTTTAATTATGTTTTTCACAGGTACTGTAGGTATAATAATTGGTGGGCCAATTGCTATTTTATTAATTTCTATATTTTCTCCAGAAACTGTTGGTGGAGCAGGTTTTGATGCTGTTTGGAGAGGTTTATCAACTTTAGCAGGAAGCTGGATTGGAGGTGGTGCAAACCAAACTGCTATGTTAGAAATTTATCAATACAACCCTCAAAAATACGGAGGAATGGTATTTGTTGATATCGTTGTAGCTAATATATGGATGGCTATTTTACTAATAGGAATTGGTAAAAAAGATAAAATTAATAAATGGTTAAAAGCAGATACTACTGCTATTGAAGAATTAAAAGACACCATGGCTAGTTTTACAAAAAGAGTACAAAAAAATCCTAGTTTAACCGATTTCATGATCATGTTAGCCATTGCTTTTGGCACTGTTAGTTTTGGTCATTTTTTATCATCTCATTTAAGTGATTTTTTCAGTAATTTAGTTGCTAGCATCCAATCGCAGGGTTGGAGAAATATTTTTTCTTTCTTAGGTTCTGGCTTCTTTTGGTTAATTAGTGTTTCTACAATTATTGCCATATGCTTATCATTTACAAAAGCAAAAAATTACGAAGGTGCTGGTGCTAGTAAAATAGGAAGTATTTTTATTTACATATTAGTAGCTTCTATTGGTATGAAAATGGATTTAACAATGATTTTTGATAACGTAGGATTAATTGCAATTGGCTTAGTTTGGATGGGTATTCATGCTGGTTTACTAATATTAGTAGCAAAAATGATTAAAGCTCCCTATTTCTTCTTGGCTGTTGGTAGTCAAGCAAATGTTGGTGGTGCTGCTTCTGCTCCAATCGTCGCACAGGCATTTCATCCCTCACTTGCTTCTGTCGGAGTATTATTAGCTGTATTTGGTTACGCTATTGGTACAGTCGGAGCAATTTTGTGTACAATTTTAATGGAATTATCCGCAACCTTATAA
- a CDS encoding Arc family DNA binding domain-containing protein — MAKKKAFALRINEDMIKAIEKWAADEFRSTNGQIEWMLMQALKEAKREPKKKEE; from the coding sequence ATGGCTAAGAAGAAAGCATTTGCACTTCGCATAAATGAAGACATGATAAAAGCTATTGAAAAATGGGCTGCAGACGAATTCCGTTCTACAAACGGGCAAATCGAATGGATGCTTATGCAAGCACTTAAAGAAGCCAAACGCGAACCTAAAAAGAAAGAAGAATAA
- a CDS encoding DUF885 family protein — protein sequence MKLKLITIITLVGTLFLQSCKKEVKAKLISKEEISEQSKKVNAFFDTQFNDNLDRHPMYQTYLGIKKDADKWNDISDEFLKKEKEHAKIALAWLKDSVNLKALDSETKLSYDLFKQQLENQIVDFKYRFHTYPVNQMHGMQSEIPAFLINMHQVSTTKDAENYIARLYNLKPLFNQLVTNLKERESKGVMPPKFVFAKVLEDSRNLIKGKPFDNSNTPSTLLNDFTNKVNKLAIDAEEKKAFIEKGIIALKEGVLPAYQNLITTLEAQEKVATTDDGVWKLPEGVSFFNNALKRTTTTNLTAEEIHQIGVKEVTRIHEEMRIIMKSVGFKGSLKEFFEFMKKDKQFYYADSKEGRIEYMNKAEQVIDSMKTRLNELFITKPKAALVVKAVESFREKSAGKAFYQQPALDGSRPGTYYANMYDMKSMPSYQMEALAYHEGIPGHHMQIAIAQELKEVPMFRKFGRYTAYVEGWGLYSEYIPKEMGFYSDPYSDFGRLAMELWRACRLVVDTGIHTKKWTREDGIKYYTDNTPNSELDAVKMVERHIVMPSQATAYKIGMLKILELRKKAKKALAEKFNIREFHDVVLTNGPLPLNVLEVLVDEYINLEK from the coding sequence ATGAAATTAAAATTAATTACAATTATAACTTTAGTGGGAACACTCTTTTTACAATCATGTAAAAAAGAAGTAAAGGCTAAATTAATTTCTAAAGAAGAAATTAGTGAACAATCAAAAAAAGTCAATGCTTTTTTCGATACACAGTTTAATGACAATTTAGATCGTCATCCGATGTATCAAACCTATTTAGGAATAAAAAAAGATGCTGACAAGTGGAATGATATTTCTGATGAGTTTTTAAAAAAAGAAAAAGAGCATGCAAAAATAGCATTAGCTTGGTTAAAAGATTCAGTAAACCTAAAAGCATTAGATAGCGAAACTAAATTAAGTTATGATTTATTTAAGCAACAATTAGAAAACCAAATAGTAGATTTTAAATATCGTTTTCATACGTATCCTGTAAATCAAATGCATGGAATGCAATCTGAAATTCCAGCATTTTTAATCAATATGCATCAAGTTTCTACGACAAAAGATGCCGAGAATTATATAGCAAGATTATATAATTTAAAACCTTTATTCAATCAACTAGTTACAAACTTAAAAGAGAGAGAAAGCAAAGGGGTTATGCCGCCTAAATTTGTTTTTGCAAAAGTACTAGAAGATTCTAGAAATTTAATAAAAGGGAAACCTTTTGATAATTCGAATACTCCAAGTACTTTATTGAATGACTTTACTAACAAGGTAAATAAGTTAGCTATTGATGCTGAAGAGAAAAAAGCATTTATAGAAAAAGGAATTATAGCTTTAAAAGAAGGTGTTTTACCTGCGTATCAAAACTTAATAACAACTTTAGAAGCTCAAGAAAAAGTAGCAACTACAGATGATGGAGTATGGAAATTACCTGAAGGAGTAAGTTTTTTTAATAATGCTCTAAAAAGAACTACTACAACTAATTTAACCGCAGAAGAAATTCATCAAATAGGGGTAAAAGAAGTAACTCGAATTCATGAAGAGATGCGTATTATTATGAAAAGTGTTGGTTTTAAAGGTTCTTTAAAAGAGTTTTTCGAGTTTATGAAAAAGGATAAGCAATTTTATTATGCAGATTCTAAAGAAGGAAGAATAGAATACATGAACAAAGCTGAGCAGGTTATTGATAGTATGAAAACTCGATTAAATGAATTATTTATAACGAAGCCAAAAGCAGCGTTAGTAGTAAAAGCAGTAGAGTCTTTTAGAGAGAAATCAGCAGGAAAAGCATTTTATCAGCAACCAGCCTTAGATGGTTCAAGACCAGGAACGTATTATGCAAATATGTACGATATGAAAAGTATGCCATCTTACCAAATGGAAGCTTTAGCATATCACGAAGGGATTCCTGGACATCACATGCAAATAGCCATAGCTCAAGAGTTAAAAGAAGTGCCTATGTTTAGAAAATTTGGTCGTTACACTGCTTATGTAGAAGGATGGGGATTGTATTCTGAATATATTCCAAAAGAAATGGGTTTTTATTCAGATCCGTATTCAGACTTTGGTCGTTTAGCGATGGAGTTATGGAGAGCATGTCGTTTAGTGGTTGATACAGGAATTCATACTAAAAAATGGACACGTGAAGATGGAATTAAATATTATACTGATAATACACCAAATTCAGAATTAGATGCCGTAAAAATGGTAGAGCGCCATATTGTAATGCCAAGTCAGGCAACAGCATATAAAATAGGAATGCTGAAAATTTTAGAGCTTCGTAAAAAAGCAAAAAAAGCATTAGCAGAGAAATTTAATATTCGCGAATTTCATGATGTCGTGTTAACTAATGGACCATTGCCATTAAATGTTTTAGAAGTTTTAGTTGATGAATATATTAATTTAGAAAAATAG
- a CDS encoding DUF664 domain-containing protein: protein MKIKLTFLLFILTIFSYGQQKAISRDWTSFVQTIAINSNSKKKFKLIANLKVKPNDNKAWAGLWGRVDTKDGEPGFFDNMSDRKVKINKWNEYTIEGEIGKNSKSLSFGGLCLYNGEFLFDNFKLLIENQNGEFQKLNISNNDFESNIINNVIKNWNEAIVSNKTVRVKEYSLTTSNDSFSGKKSLLISGSGIKIPEQEYGKIGKENAKNPEIESMISMLEDLKARVERIVKDLPLEHVDHLHDIKANRIGALIMHLAAAEAYYQKATFDKTLVNKTNENIWDAGMDLDTKGRDLLQGKPISYYLKIYNNVRQKTIEELRKKDDKWFKSVNPGKGISNQYAWFHVMEHQSSHLGQILFLKKRLPELKKKVKIKGIVKH from the coding sequence ATGAAAATTAAACTTACTTTCTTACTATTTATACTTACAATTTTTTCTTATGGCCAGCAAAAGGCTATCTCAAGAGACTGGACCTCATTTGTCCAAACAATTGCTATCAATTCAAATTCAAAAAAGAAATTTAAATTAATAGCAAACCTGAAAGTTAAACCTAATGATAATAAAGCATGGGCAGGTCTATGGGGTAGGGTTGATACCAAAGATGGTGAACCTGGTTTTTTTGATAATATGAGCGATAGAAAAGTAAAAATTAATAAGTGGAATGAATATACAATTGAAGGTGAAATTGGAAAAAATTCAAAATCTTTAAGCTTTGGAGGTTTATGCTTATATAATGGTGAATTTTTATTTGATAATTTTAAATTACTTATTGAAAATCAAAATGGTGAATTTCAAAAATTAAATATTTCAAATAATGATTTTGAAAGTAATATAATAAATAACGTAATTAAAAATTGGAATGAAGCCATTGTTAGTAATAAAACTGTTAGGGTTAAAGAGTACTCATTAACAACTAGTAATGATAGTTTTTCAGGAAAAAAATCACTTCTAATTTCTGGTAGCGGCATAAAAATTCCTGAGCAAGAATATGGTAAAATAGGTAAAGAGAATGCTAAAAACCCAGAAATTGAAAGTATGATTTCTATGTTAGAAGATTTAAAGGCTAGAGTTGAAAGAATTGTAAAAGATTTACCTCTAGAACACGTAGATCATTTACATGATATTAAAGCGAATAGAATTGGAGCATTAATAATGCATTTAGCAGCAGCTGAAGCCTATTATCAAAAAGCTACTTTTGATAAAACTCTTGTTAATAAAACAAATGAAAATATTTGGGATGCAGGGATGGATTTAGATACTAAGGGTAGAGATCTTTTACAAGGAAAACCAATTAGCTATTATTTAAAAATTTATAATAATGTTAGACAAAAAACTATTGAAGAGCTAAGAAAGAAGGATGATAAATGGTTTAAGAGTGTTAATCCAGGAAAAGGAATTTCAAATCAATACGCTTGGTTTCATGTAATGGAACATCAATCGAGTCATTTAGGTCAAATTTTGTTTTTAAAAAAGAGACTACCTGAATTAAAAAAGAAAGTAAAAATAAAAGGCATTGTTAAACACTAA
- a CDS encoding S1/P1 nuclease, producing MKNKVLLLFCTFLISVSSIANNDDVWGPTGHRATGKIAENNLTKKAKRQIDKLLQGESLAFVSTHADEIKSDRKKYGKFYTWHYVNMPLNSTYENEDKNPKGDLITGVRTCVKILKDEKSSIEDKRFHLKMLVHLIGDLHQPMHIGQKEDKGGNSIQVQWHGKGSNLHRVWDEDLISKWNMSYLELANNAKDLSKEQVKVIQKGDVLDWMKDTHKLTKKVYGSAKKGDKLRYRYSYDYFPTVREQLQKGGLRLAKLLNEIFS from the coding sequence ATGAAAAACAAGGTATTATTACTGTTCTGTACTTTTTTAATAAGTGTTTCATCTATAGCAAATAATGATGATGTTTGGGGGCCAACAGGTCATAGAGCTACAGGGAAAATAGCTGAGAATAATTTAACTAAAAAGGCTAAGAGGCAGATAGATAAATTATTACAAGGCGAAAGTTTAGCATTTGTGTCTACGCATGCTGATGAAATAAAGTCTGATAGAAAGAAATACGGAAAGTTTTATACATGGCACTACGTAAATATGCCATTAAATTCGACATACGAAAATGAAGATAAAAATCCGAAAGGAGATTTAATTACGGGAGTTAGAACGTGTGTGAAAATTTTAAAAGACGAAAAAAGTTCTATTGAAGATAAGCGTTTTCATTTAAAAATGTTGGTACATTTAATAGGTGATTTACATCAACCAATGCATATTGGACAAAAGGAAGATAAAGGAGGAAATAGCATACAGGTACAATGGCATGGTAAGGGCTCTAATTTACATAGAGTATGGGATGAGGATTTGATTAGTAAATGGAATATGAGTTATTTAGAATTAGCTAATAATGCTAAAGACTTGTCTAAAGAGCAAGTTAAAGTAATTCAAAAGGGTGATGTTTTAGATTGGATGAAGGATACTCATAAGCTTACTAAAAAAGTTTATGGTTCAGCTAAAAAGGGTGATAAACTGCGTTATCGTTACTCATATGATTATTTTCCTACTGTAAGAGAGCAATTACAAAAAGGAGGTTTACGTTTAGCAAAATTATTAAACGAGATTTTTAGTTAA
- a CDS encoding DUF2490 domain-containing protein, protein MKKSIIILFVLFSLKNIAQNTPKNELGAWYMYNGSHQLSNKISLKTMAHFRFFEIGDDMQQFIGRLGGNYKINNNLSTTLGYSFLNTDASFNSNGGEINEHRVYEDFNIKHKINHLGFAHRFRAEQRFFNSTTAHLLRYQIALSYPLNNKWSTYLYNEVFFDLDGEAFNQNWLGAGFKYNVNKKIKLKAGYQKISTNGGGNFNRILVGIAINTDHRKKK, encoded by the coding sequence ATGAAAAAAAGTATTATTATATTATTTGTATTATTCTCTTTAAAAAACATTGCACAGAATACTCCGAAAAATGAATTAGGAGCTTGGTATATGTATAACGGATCGCATCAACTTTCTAATAAAATAAGTTTAAAAACAATGGCTCATTTTCGCTTTTTTGAAATTGGCGATGATATGCAGCAATTTATTGGGAGATTGGGAGGTAACTATAAAATAAACAACAATTTAAGTACTACTTTGGGGTACTCCTTTTTAAATACAGATGCTAGTTTTAATAGCAACGGTGGTGAAATAAATGAGCATCGTGTTTATGAAGATTTTAATATAAAACATAAAATAAACCATTTAGGTTTTGCACATCGTTTTAGAGCTGAACAACGTTTTTTTAACTCAACTACAGCACATTTATTACGCTATCAAATAGCTTTAAGCTACCCTTTAAATAACAAATGGTCTACCTATTTATATAATGAAGTCTTTTTTGATCTTGATGGCGAAGCATTTAATCAAAACTGGCTTGGAGCAGGCTTTAAATACAATGTAAATAAAAAAATAAAACTTAAAGCAGGCTATCAGAAAATAAGTACTAACGGTGGAGGTAATTTTAATAGAATACTTGTAGGTATTGCTATTAATACAGACCATCGTAAAAAGAAATAA
- a CDS encoding DUF4177 domain-containing protein, with amino-acid sequence MKEYKVMNWKMGFSNNNQRLEDFLNEYARDGWRVIHIAENSARITFERDKNR; translated from the coding sequence ATGAAAGAATATAAAGTAATGAATTGGAAAATGGGATTTTCGAACAATAATCAAAGGTTAGAAGATTTCTTGAATGAATACGCTAGAGATGGATGGAGAGTTATTCATATTGCAGAAAATTCTGCCAGAATAACTTTTGAAAGAGATAAAAACAGATAG
- a CDS encoding SPFH domain-containing protein encodes MKTEKTIKPANGYLMLLVVLILLVGGIVMTVNKDTPVYLLVSLIGFFGLFGFILVNPNTSKVILLFGKYVGTIKDNGLFWANPLYKKKTVSLRASNFDSERLKVNDKLGNPIMISTILVWRVTNTYKAAFDVDNYENFVRVQTDAAVRKLASMYPYDNFADEGHDEDITLRSSVNEVSEALEKEIDERLSIAGIEVLEARIGYLAYAQEIASAMLKRQQATAIVAARHKIVQGAVEMVEMALEELNKREIVQLDEERKAAMVSNLLVILCGDKEASPVVNTGTLSH; translated from the coding sequence ATGAAAACAGAAAAAACAATAAAACCAGCCAACGGTTATTTAATGTTATTAGTAGTATTAATATTATTAGTTGGAGGAATAGTAATGACAGTAAACAAAGACACCCCTGTTTACCTTCTTGTTAGTCTTATTGGTTTTTTTGGATTATTTGGTTTTATTTTAGTAAACCCAAATACCTCTAAAGTAATTTTACTTTTCGGTAAGTATGTTGGAACGATAAAAGACAATGGTTTATTTTGGGCAAATCCATTATATAAAAAGAAAACAGTATCATTAAGAGCAAGTAATTTTGATAGTGAACGTTTAAAAGTAAATGATAAATTAGGAAATCCAATAATGATTTCTACCATTTTAGTTTGGCGTGTAACAAACACCTATAAGGCTGCTTTTGACGTAGATAATTATGAAAATTTTGTTCGCGTTCAAACTGATGCAGCTGTTAGAAAATTAGCTAGCATGTATCCTTACGACAACTTTGCTGATGAAGGGCATGATGAAGATATTACTTTACGATCTAGCGTTAACGAAGTTTCTGAAGCTTTAGAGAAAGAAATAGATGAACGTTTATCTATAGCAGGAATAGAGGTCTTAGAAGCTCGTATTGGTTACTTGGCCTATGCTCAAGAAATTGCAAGTGCTATGCTAAAACGTCAACAAGCAACTGCTATTGTTGCTGCTCGTCATAAAATCGTACAAGGAGCTGTAGAAATGGTAGAAATGGCTTTAGAAGAATTAAATAAAAGAGAAATAGTTCAGCTAGACGAGGAACGTAAAGCAGCTATGGTTAGTAACCTATTAGTTATACTATGTGGAGATAAGGAAGCTTCACCTGTCGTAAACACAGGAACATTGAGTCATTAA
- a CDS encoding DUF4369 domain-containing protein, which translates to MKKFITICAFAIIAFACSSKKEGNMIVKGQIKGLKKGTLYLQKMNDTVLVSVDSMALLGDDKFILSDNIESPVMYYITFDENTRDKRLMFFGEKGEITINDKLEEFGFNPEIKGSKNQEVMNKFREIDRKFKDQNLDFIKKDVEARQAKDEELVKKITLDYKKMVRRRFLFSTNFAISHADSEAAPYIALTELFNANIKLLDTINNSLSKNVKNSDYGKRFQKFITKIKTEEGK; encoded by the coding sequence ATGAAAAAATTTATTACCATTTGTGCATTTGCCATTATCGCTTTCGCATGTTCTTCTAAGAAAGAAGGAAACATGATTGTTAAAGGTCAAATTAAAGGATTAAAAAAAGGTACTTTATATCTTCAAAAAATGAATGATACAGTATTAGTTTCTGTTGATTCTATGGCTTTATTAGGTGATGATAAATTTATACTCTCAGATAACATTGAATCTCCTGTAATGTACTACATAACTTTTGATGAAAACACAAGAGATAAGCGTTTAATGTTTTTTGGTGAAAAAGGTGAAATAACTATTAATGATAAATTAGAAGAATTTGGCTTTAATCCAGAAATAAAAGGTTCTAAGAACCAAGAAGTGATGAATAAATTTCGTGAGATTGATCGTAAATTTAAAGATCAAAATTTAGATTTTATTAAAAAAGATGTGGAAGCTCGCCAAGCTAAAGACGAAGAGCTTGTTAAAAAAATAACTTTAGACTATAAAAAAATGGTCCGTCGTCGTTTCTTGTTTTCTACAAACTTCGCTATTTCACATGCTGATAGTGAAGCTGCGCCTTATATTGCTTTAACAGAATTATTTAATGCAAATATTAAACTATTAGATACCATTAATAATAGCTTATCTAAGAATGTTAAAAATTCAGATTATGGTAAGAGATTCCAAAAATTCATAACGAAAATTAAAACCGAAGAAGGTAAATAA